From the genome of Helicoverpa zea isolate HzStark_Cry1AcR chromosome 1, ilHelZeax1.1, whole genome shotgun sequence, one region includes:
- the LOC124635796 gene encoding transcription factor Adf-1-like: MAEKTERLIETIRSYPVLYDTTHDDYKNKHLKDKIWDKIAEALRDVGGGDALKSKWKNLRDSYGKYLRAQNETISANNRHVERYKTWPWGTQMEFLQPYLEFAGSNSHSKNSRSINKSRRMHASPDPLIDDTYVTQSHESDADRVISYFAKRDQNNSRADIADLDETDLIFLGYARTIKKMKLHRQATLKFEIAKLIMEAEVEQAQESCSSVPDLKHIIIHPSISP; encoded by the exons ATGGCGGAAAAAACCGAGAGGTTAATCGAAACTATTCGAAGCTATCCCGTCCTGTATGACACGACACACGatgattacaaaaataaacatctcAAAGACAAAATATGGGACAAAATTGCAGAAGCACTGAGAGATGTTGGAGGAG GTGATGCACTTAAATCTAAATGGAAGAATTTGAGAGACTCCTACGGAAAGTACCTAAGAGCCCAAAACGAGACAATTTCAGCCAACAATAGACATGTTGAACGATATAAAACCTGGCCATGGGGTACACAGATGGAGTTCTTACAACCCTACCTAGAATTTGCGGGATCCAACTCCCATTCAAAGAATTCCAGGTCGATAAACAAATCACGAAGAATGCACGCCAGTCCTGACCCATTGATCGATGATACTTACGTCACACAGAGCCATGAATCAGACGCGGACAGGGTTATCAGTTACTTCGCTAAAAGAGACCAAAATAATAGCCGAGCAGACATCGCCGACTTGGACGAAACAGACTTAATTTTCTTAGGCTACGCaaggacgataaaaaaaatgaaattgcatCGACAAGCTACACTGAAATTCGAAATAGCCAAATTAATTATGGAGGCAGAAGTTGAGCAGGCTCAAGAATCCTGTAGTTCAGTTCCT